In one window of Vulpes vulpes isolate BD-2025 chromosome 1, VulVul3, whole genome shotgun sequence DNA:
- the NPAS1 gene encoding neuronal PAS domain-containing protein 1, protein MAAPYPSGGGGGELKCGAGRGRSVPWDFLPGLVVKAPPGPCLQAQRKEKSRNAARSRRGKENLEFFELAKLLPLPGAISSQLDKASIVRLSVTYLRLRRFAALGAPPWGLRATGPPAGLAPGHRGPMALVSEVFEQHLGGHILQSLDGFVFALNQEGKFLYISETVSIYLGLSQVELTGSSVFDYIHPGDHSEVLEQLGLRTPTPGPPTPPSVPSSSSSSSSSSLADTPEIEASAAEAPPFSRVQERSFFIRMKSTLTKRGLHVKASGYKVIHVTGRLRARSLGLVALGHTLPPAPLAELPLHGHMIVFRLSLGLTILACESRVSDHMDLGPSELVGRSCYQFVHGQDAARIRQSHLDLLDKGQVMTGYYRWLQRAGGFVWLQSVATVAVSGKSPGERHVLWVSYVLSQAEGGQTPLDAFQLPASVACEDISSPEPEPTEPEPPAEGKQAAPLDKDEAPRSRGKRIKVEPGPGEAKDTEDSGDEEPSSHPALPRPEFTSVIRAGALKQDLVRPWGLGPPGDPPPSLLHASFLPPVVRGLCTPGAIRYGPAELGLMYPHLQRLGPGPTLPEAFYPTLGLSYPGPTGARVQRKGD, encoded by the exons ATGGCGGCCCCCTACcccagcggcggcggcggaggcgagCTCAAGTGCGGGGCAGGTCGCGGCCGCAGCGTCCCGTGGGACTTTCTGCCGGGGCTGGTGGTCAAGGCCCCGCCCGGACCCTG CCTGCAGGCGCAGCGCAAGGAGAAGTCCCGGAACGCGGCGCGCTCGCGGCGCGGAAAGGAGAACCTGGAGTTCTTCGAGCTGGCCAAGCTGCTCCCGCTGCCCGGAGCCATCTCGAGCCAGCTGGACAAGGCGTCCATCGTGCGCCTCAGCGTCACCTACCTCCGCCTGCGCCGCTTCGCCGCCCTCGGGGCGCCGCCCTGGGGACTGCGGGCCACTGGGCCACCGGCCGGCCTGG ccccaggccaccGGGGGCCCATGGCGCTGGTCTCCGAAGTCTTTGAGCAGCACCTGGGTGGACACATCTTACAG TCCCTGGATGGCTTCGTGTTTGCCTTGAACCAGGAAGGGAAGTTCCTCTACATCTCGGAGACCGTCTCCATTTATCTGGGCCTCTCGCAG GTGGAGCTGACGGGTAGCAGCGTCTTCGACTACATCCACCCCGGGGACCACTCCGaggtgctggaacaattgggcCTCCggacccccacccccgggcctcccaccccgccctccgtgccctcctcttcctcctcctcgtctTCGTCCTCGCTTGCGGATACCCCTGAGATCG AGGCCAGCGCCGCGGAGGCGCCTCCCTTCTCCCGGGTCCAGGAGCGCTCCTTCTTCATCCGCATGAAATCCACCCTCACCAAGAGGGGGCTGCACGTCAAGGCCTCGGGGTACAAG GTCATCCACGTGACGGGGCGCCTTCGGGCCCGCTCCCTGGGCCTTGTGGCTCTGGGCCACACCTTGCCCCCCGCCCCACTGGCCGAGCTGCCACTACACGGACACATGATCGTCTTCCGTCTCAGCCTGGGTCTCACCATCCTTGCTTGTGAGAGCAG AGTCAGCGATCACATGGACCTGGGGCCCTCAGAGCTCGTGGGTCGCAGCTGCTACCAGTTTGTCCATGGACAGGATGCAGCCAGGATCCGCCAGAGCCACCTGGACC TGCTGGACAAGGGGCAGGTGATGACCGGTTACTACCGCTGGCTGCAGCGGGCTGGGGGCTTCGTGTGGCTGCAGTCCGTGGCCACCGTGGCCGTGAGTGGGAAGAGCCCTGGGGAGCGCCATGTGCTCTGGGTCAGCTATGTGCTCAG CCAAGCCGAGGGTGGCCAGACCCCCCTGGATGCCTTCCAGCTTCCAGCCAGCGTGGCCTGTGAGGACATATCCAGCCCAGAGCCAGAGCCCACAG AGCCAGAGCCTCCAGCAGAAGGGAAGCAAGCTGCCCCTCTAGACAAGGATGAGGCCCCCCGGAGCCGGGGCAAACGCATCAAAGTGGAGCCTGGCCCAGGGGAGGCTAAAGACACAGAGGACAGTGGGGACGAGGAACCATCCAGCCACCCAGCCCTGCCAAGGCCTGAGTTCACTTCTGTTATCCGGGCAGGGGCCCTGAAGCAGGACCTGGTgcggccctggggcctggggcctcccGGAGACCCCCCACCTTCTCTCCTCCATGCCAGCTTCCTGCCCCCGGTCGTGCGGGGCCTGTGCACCCCCGGCGCCATCCGCTACGGCCCTGCGGAGCTGGGCCTCATGTACCCACACCTCCAGAGGCTGGGCCCGGGCCCCACCCTCCCCGAGGCCTTCTACCCGACCCTGGGTCTGTCATACCCAGGGCCCACTGGCGCCAGGGTGCAGCGGAAGGGGGACTGA
- the TMEM160 gene encoding transmembrane protein 160 encodes MGGGWWWARAARLARLRFRGALLPPPRPRSGGARGSFAPGHGPRAGASPPPVSELDRADAWLLRKAHETAFLSWFRNGLLASGIGVISFMQSDMGREAAYGFFLLGGLCVVWGGSSYVVGLAALRGPMQLSLGGAAASVGAVLAVGLLWACAVGLYMGQLELDVELVPEDDGTAAAEGPDEAGRPPPE; translated from the exons ATGGGAGGCGGCTGGTGGTGGGCTCGGGCTGCCCGACTGGCCCGGCTCCGCTTCCGGGGGGCGCTGCTGCCGCCTCCGCGGCCCCGgagcgggggcgcccgggggtcCTTCGCCCCCGGCCACGGCCCCCGCGCTGGGGCTTCGCCGCCCCCCGTGTCCGAGCTGGACCGTGCGGACGCCTGGCTCCTCCGGAAGGCGCACGAGACAG CCTTCCTCTCCTGGTTCCGCAATGGCCTCCTGGCGTCAGGCATCGGGGTCATCTCCTTCATGCAGAGTGACATGGGTCGGGAAGCTGCCTACG GCTTCTTCCTGCTGGGTGGCCTGTGCGTGGTGTGGGGCGGCTCCTCCTACGTGGTGGGCCTGGCGGCGCTGCGAGGACCCATGCAGCTGTCATTGGGGGGCGCGGCAGCCAGCGTGGGGGCCGTGCTGGCTGTAGGCCTGCTATGGGCTTGTGCTGTCGGCCTTTACATGGGCCAActggagctggatgtggaactGGTGCCCGAGGACGATGGGACAGCCGCTGCTGAAGGCCCCGATGAAGCAGGCCGGCCACCGCCAGAGTGA